From the Micromonospora echinofusca genome, the window CCGGGGCCCACCCCCGAGCAGCGCCGGCTGGACGTCTACACCGGGCTGGCCGCCGCCGTCCTGGCGCTGTTCAGCCTGACCCTGGCCCGCAGCGCCGGGGCGTTCCTGCTCGGGCCGCCGCCCTCGGGGCCGGAGCAGATCTTCTGGACCGTCGCGGTGACCCTGCCGCTGATCTGGCGACGCCGGTTCCCCGCCGCCGTCACGCTGGTGGTCTCGGTCGCGTTCATCGCCGCGCAGGCCCGCTCCGCCCCGGAGACGCAGATCGCCTCGTGGGCGCTGTTCGCCGCCCTCTACACGCTGGGCGCGTGGGGCCGGGACCGGCGGCTGTCCCGGCGACTGCGGATCGGCGTCATCGCCACCATGTTCCTGTGGCTCGGGATCTACTACGCGACCACCTACACCACCATTCCCGCCGACGCGTTCGCCCGCGCGGTCGGGCCCGTGCCCCCGTTGCTCGCGGCGATGGTGAACGGGGTGCTGGTCAACGGCCTCTACTTCGGGTTCGCGTACTTCTTCGGGGAGACCGCGTGGCTGGCCGCCCGGCGTCAGCACGAGGTGCAGGCGCGGGCCGAGGAGCTGCGCCGCTCGCAGGCCGAGGTCCGCGAGCACGCCGTGGTGGGCGAGCGGGTCCGCATCGCCCGCGAGCTGCACGACGTGGTCGCCCACCACGTGTCGGTGATGGGGGTGCAGGCTTCCGCGGCCCGCCGGGTGTTCGACAAGGACCCGGTGAAGGCCCGCGCCGCGCTGAGCGCCATCGAGGAGACGGCCCGCACCGCCGTCGACGAGCTGCGCCGGATGCTCGGCCTGCTCCGCGCCCGCGACGGCGGCCCGGAGCGCGAGAACCAGCCGGGACCGGCCGGCATCGACCAGGTCGAGGCCCTGGTCGAGCGCGCCCGCGAGGCCGGGCTGCGGGCCACCCTCGGGGTGTACGGGGATCCGGGGCCGCTGCCGGAGTCGGTCTCGCAGGCCGCGTACCGGGTGGTCCAGGAGGCCGTGACGAACGCGCTCAAGCACGCCGCCGGGGCGACCGCGCTCGACGTGCGGATCCGCTACCTGGCCCAGGAGGTGGAGGTCGACGTGACCGATGACGGACGGGCCACCGGCCCGGCGAACGCCGACGGGCTCGGCCTGGTCGGGATGCGCGAGCGGGTCGCCACCCACGGCGGCGCGCTGGAGATCGGCCCGCGCGCGGGCGGCGGCTGGCGGGTGCGGGCCCGGTTCCCGCTGCCGCTGCCGGTGGGGCGGCCCGCGTGAGCGCCGACCACGAGGCGCCCGGGACCGACCGGCCGATCCGGGTGCTGCTCGCCGACGACCAGCACCTCGTGCGTACCGGCTTCCGGGTCATCCTCGAGGTGGAGGACGACATCGAGGTCGTCGGGGAGGCCGCCGACGGGGAGCGGGCCGCCAGCATGGCGCGGGCGCTGCGCCCCGACGTGGTGCTGATGGACGTGGAGATGCCCGGGGTCGACGGGCTGGAGGCCACCCGGCGGATCACCGCCGAGGACGACGGGCCGGGCGGACCGGCCGTGCTGATCCTCACCACCTTCGACCGGGACGACTACCTGTTCGCCGCGCTGCGCGCCGGGGCCAGCGGCTTCCTGCTCAAGAACGGCACCCCGGAGGACCTGATCGAGGCGATCCGGGTGCTGGCCCGGGGCGACGGCCTGCTCGCCCCGGAACTCACCCGGCGGGTGATCGCCACCTTCGCCCGGCCCGGCGGATCCGTCACACCGGGCGGCCCGCGCACCACTCCCGAGGCGGCGCTGCGCGACCTGACCCCCCGCGAGCGGGAGGTCCTGGTCCTGGTCGCCGGCGGCGCCAGCAACGGCGAGATCGCCGCCGCGCTGCACCTGGGCGAGGCGACGGTGAAGACGCACGTCAGCCGGGTGCTCGCCAAGCTGGGCCTGCGCGACCGGGTGCAGGCGGTGGTCTTCGCGTACGAGCACGGGGTGGTGCGCCCCGGCGGCTGACCGGTCTCCGCCACGAGGGGGACGGCACGCTCGATCTCGGGACGGACGGCGCGCCGCGCCCGACGATCTAGCGTGGACGCCGTGACCAATGTGCTCCGCCTCGACGGCGTCGACCGCAGCTTCGGCGACCGGCGGGTGCTCCAGAACGTGTCCTTCGACGTGGCCGCCGGCCGGATGACCGGCTTCGTGGGCGGCAACGGCGCCGGCAAGACCACCACCATGCGGATCATCCTCGGGGTGCTCGCAGCGGACGCCGGTGAGGTGACCTGGCGGGGTGCGCCGCTGACCCGCGAGGCCCGCCGACGCTTCGGCTACATGCCGGAGGAGCGCGGCCTCTACCCGAAGATGAGCGTCCGGGACCAGATCGCCTACCTGGGCCGGCTGCACGGCATGACCGCCGCCGCGGCGGGCCGCAGCACCGACGCGCTGCTGGAGCGGGTCGGCCTCGCCGAGCGCGGCGACGACCTGCTGGAGACGCTGTCGCTGGGCAACCAGCAGCGCGCGCAGATCGCCGCCGCCCTGGTGCACGACCCCGAGGTGCTGGTGCTCGACGAGCCGTTCTCCGGCCTCGACCCGCTGGCCGTGGACACGGTCGTCGCCGTCCTGCGCGAACGGGCGGCCACCGGGGTGCCGGTGCTCTTCTCCAGCCACCAGCTCGACGTCGTCGAGCGGCTCTGCGACGACCTGGTGATCATCGCCGACGGCGTGATCCGGGCCGCCGGCAGCCGGGAGCAGCTGCGCGCGACGTACACCTCACCCCGCTACGAGCTGGTGGTGCAGACCGACGCCGGCTGGCTGCGCGACGAGCCCGGGGTGACCCTCGTCGACCTCGACGGCGCGCGCGCCGTGTTCGACCTCGCGCCCGGCGCGGACGAGCAGCCGGTGCTGCACGCGGCGCTGGCCCGGGGCCCGGTGCGCGCGTTCCGCCCGGTCAGCCCGTCCCTCACCGAGATCTTCCGAGAGGTCGCACAGTGAACACCACGCAGGCCACCCGGCTGGTCGCCGCCCGGGAGATCCGGGTCAAGCTGCGCGACCGCACCTTCCTGTTCAGCACCCTGTTCTTCCTGCTGATCGCCGCCGCCGCGACCATCCTGCCGCCGCTGCTCTCCGGCGGCCCGTCGAGCGTGGCGGTGACCGAGGCGGCGGCCGGCCCGCTGCGCGAGGCGGGGCTCGAGGTGCGTACGGTCCCCGACGACCGCGCCGCCGAGCAGGCCGTACGCGCCGGCGACGCCGACGCCGCCGTGGTCTCCGGGCCGGCGGTGCTGGCCATGGACGAGGCCCCCGACGACGTGGTGGCGGCGCTGAGCACCCAGCCCGCGGTCCGGCTGCTGGACCCCGACGCGGTGGACCCGGTGGTGGCCTTCCTGGTGCCGTTCGCCTTCGCGTTCATCTTCTTCATCACCTCGCAGACCTTCGGCGTGCAGATCGCGCAGAGCATCGTCGAGGAGAAGCAGACCCGGATCGTGGAGATCCTGGTGGCCGCGGTGCCGGTACGGGCGTTGCTGGCCGGCAAGATGATCGCCGGAACCGTACTGGCGCTCGGGCAGATCGCCCTGGTCGCCCTGGTGGCCGTGATCGGGGTGCAGTTCGGCGACAGCGGCGGACTGCTCTCGCTGCTGGCCCCGGCGATCGGCTGGTTCCTGCCGTTCTTCCTGCTCGGCTTCGTGCTGGTCGCCGCGATGTGGGCGGCGGCCGGGGCGCTGGTCAACCGTCAGGAGGACATCGCCGGCGTGTCGACGCCGGTGCAACTGGCGGTCATGCTGCCGTTCTTCGCGGTGGTCTTCCTGAACGACAACGCGACGGCCATGCGGGTGCTGTCCTACCTGCCGTTCTCCGCGCCGACGGCCATGCCGCTGCGGCTGTTCACCGGCGACGCGGCCGGCTGGGAGCCGCTGGTGTCCCTGGCGCTGCTGCTGGTCGCCGCCGCCGCGTTCGTGGCCGCCGGCGCCCGGGTCTACGAGGGTTCGCTGCTGCGCACCAACGGCCGTACCTCGGTGCGGGCGGCGTGGCGCTCGCGCGAGACGCTGGGCTGAGCGACGTCGCGCCCGGCACGCCCCGGCGTGCCGGGCGCCGTCGCGTCCCCGATGGCGTGGCAGCCGGAGCACACCTCCCCGCGCCCACCACCAGACTGCCCGTCATCCACGTGTAGCGCTGCCTCTGTGAAGCCTCGGGCAACACAGAGCGCCCGAAGATCATCAATCATGCCCTGCTTGGACAGGTTGCGATCGTCGGACGCCCTGGACAGCCGAACGTACAGGCTTGCGCGCGGTGGGTTGCTCCTGCTCATGGCAGGAGACCAGACACCCTCAGGCGAGTTGTTCGACTATCTCGTCGGAGACGTCGAAGTTCGCGTAGACGTTCTGCACGTCGTCGCAGTCCTCCAGGACGTCGATCAGCTTGAAGATCTTGCGGGCGCCCTCCTCGTCGAGGGGGACGTTGACGCTCGGGATCAGCGACGACTCGGCCGACTCGTACTCGATGCCGGCGTCCTGGAGCGCGGTGCGGACCGCGATCAGGTCGGTCGGCTCGGAGACCACCTCGAACGCCTCGCCCAGGTCGTTGACCTCCTCGGCGCCGGCGTCGAGGACCGCCATCATCACGTCGTCCTCGGTCGTGCCGGCCTTGGGGACGAGCACGACACCCTTGCGGGAGAACATGTAGGACACCGAGCCCGCGTCGGCGAGCGAGCCGCCGTTGCGGGTCAGCGCGGTGCGTACCTCGGTGGCCGCGCGGTTGCGGTTGTCGGTGAGGCACTCGATGAGCATCGCCACGCCGCTCGGGCCGTAGCCCTCGTACATGATGGTCT encodes:
- a CDS encoding ABC transporter ATP-binding protein; translation: MTNVLRLDGVDRSFGDRRVLQNVSFDVAAGRMTGFVGGNGAGKTTTMRIILGVLAADAGEVTWRGAPLTREARRRFGYMPEERGLYPKMSVRDQIAYLGRLHGMTAAAAGRSTDALLERVGLAERGDDLLETLSLGNQQRAQIAAALVHDPEVLVLDEPFSGLDPLAVDTVVAVLRERAATGVPVLFSSHQLDVVERLCDDLVIIADGVIRAAGSREQLRATYTSPRYELVVQTDAGWLRDEPGVTLVDLDGARAVFDLAPGADEQPVLHAALARGPVRAFRPVSPSLTEIFREVAQ
- a CDS encoding ABC transporter permease; protein product: MNTTQATRLVAAREIRVKLRDRTFLFSTLFFLLIAAAATILPPLLSGGPSSVAVTEAAAGPLREAGLEVRTVPDDRAAEQAVRAGDADAAVVSGPAVLAMDEAPDDVVAALSTQPAVRLLDPDAVDPVVAFLVPFAFAFIFFITSQTFGVQIAQSIVEEKQTRIVEILVAAVPVRALLAGKMIAGTVLALGQIALVALVAVIGVQFGDSGGLLSLLAPAIGWFLPFFLLGFVLVAAMWAAAGALVNRQEDIAGVSTPVQLAVMLPFFAVVFLNDNATAMRVLSYLPFSAPTAMPLRLFTGDAAGWEPLVSLALLLVAAAAFVAAGARVYEGSLLRTNGRTSVRAAWRSRETLG
- a CDS encoding response regulator, with translation MSADHEAPGTDRPIRVLLADDQHLVRTGFRVILEVEDDIEVVGEAADGERAASMARALRPDVVLMDVEMPGVDGLEATRRITAEDDGPGGPAVLILTTFDRDDYLFAALRAGASGFLLKNGTPEDLIEAIRVLARGDGLLAPELTRRVIATFARPGGSVTPGGPRTTPEAALRDLTPREREVLVLVAGGASNGEIAAALHLGEATVKTHVSRVLAKLGLRDRVQAVVFAYEHGVVRPGG
- a CDS encoding YebC/PmpR family DNA-binding transcriptional regulator translates to MSGHSKWATTKHKKAVIDAKRGKMFAKLIKNVEVAARTGGGDPAGNPTLYDAIQKAKKNSVPNDNIDRAVKRGSGLEAGGADWQTIMYEGYGPSGVAMLIECLTDNRNRAATEVRTALTRNGGSLADAGSVSYMFSRKGVVLVPKAGTTEDDVMMAVLDAGAEEVNDLGEAFEVVSEPTDLIAVRTALQDAGIEYESAESSLIPSVNVPLDEEGARKIFKLIDVLEDCDDVQNVYANFDVSDEIVEQLA
- a CDS encoding sensor histidine kinase — encoded protein: MNSEADEDWQRPGPTPEQRRLDVYTGLAAAVLALFSLTLARSAGAFLLGPPPSGPEQIFWTVAVTLPLIWRRRFPAAVTLVVSVAFIAAQARSAPETQIASWALFAALYTLGAWGRDRRLSRRLRIGVIATMFLWLGIYYATTYTTIPADAFARAVGPVPPLLAAMVNGVLVNGLYFGFAYFFGETAWLAARRQHEVQARAEELRRSQAEVREHAVVGERVRIARELHDVVAHHVSVMGVQASAARRVFDKDPVKARAALSAIEETARTAVDELRRMLGLLRARDGGPERENQPGPAGIDQVEALVERAREAGLRATLGVYGDPGPLPESVSQAAYRVVQEAVTNALKHAAGATALDVRIRYLAQEVEVDVTDDGRATGPANADGLGLVGMRERVATHGGALEIGPRAGGGWRVRARFPLPLPVGRPA